The following coding sequences are from one Streptococcus sp. NPS 308 window:
- the metE gene encoding 5-methyltetrahydropteroyltriglutamate--homocysteine S-methyltransferase, translated as MSTTIIGFPRLGEFRELKFTTEKYFRKEISEEELLAAAKDLRAKHWNIVKEKGITEIPSNDFSHYDNFLDAAFLFNVVPASVQNLELSDLERYFALGRGYQGEKGDVRALPMKKWFNTNYHYIVPKFEKDTQVKLAGHKIFDEFQEAKELGLNTRPVLVGPFTFLQLSDFEEGVKAEDFVDSLVAAYQDVFAKLAELGATRIQLDEAALVKDLTEEEKALFLNIYNKLLADKKGLEVLLQTYFGDVRDVYADLVKLPVDAIGLDFVEGKKTLELVKGGFPADKTLYAGIVNGKNIWRNNYEKSLAILEEIPAENIVLTSSCSLLHVPFTTANEEFEPAILNHFAFAVEKLDEIRDLDAIRNGQGAEALAANKELFATERVGENAELRARIAGLTDADYTRLPAFAEREAIQEEAFKLPALPTTTIGSFPQTKEVRAKRLAYRKGELSQEEYDAFLAETIDEWIKWQEEVGFDVLVHGEFERNDMVEYFGQNLSGYLFSKNGWVQSYGMRGVKPPIIWGDVTRLNPITVKWSSYAQSRTDKPVKGMLTGPVTILNWSFPREDISIKDSTLQIALAIKDEVLDLEAAGVKIIQIDEAALREKLPLRRSDWYEDYLDWAIPAFRLVHSTVAPDTQIHTHMCYSEFTDIIPAIDNMDADVISFEASRSNLEILDELKDQNFQTEVGPGVYDIHSPRVPNEGEIDHTIEAILAKVPSKKVWINPDCGLKTRGIPETKESLIRLVDAAKAAREKL; from the coding sequence ATGTCAACTACAATTATCGGTTTCCCTCGTTTAGGCGAATTCCGCGAATTAAAATTTACAACTGAAAAATACTTTAGAAAAGAAATCTCAGAAGAAGAACTCCTTGCCGCAGCAAAAGACTTGCGCGCAAAACACTGGAACATCGTCAAAGAAAAAGGCATCACTGAAATCCCATCAAATGACTTTTCTCACTATGACAACTTCCTTGATGCTGCTTTCCTTTTCAACGTAGTTCCTGCATCTGTTCAAAACTTGGAATTGTCAGATCTTGAACGCTACTTTGCTTTGGGACGTGGTTATCAAGGAGAAAAAGGGGATGTTCGTGCCCTTCCGATGAAGAAATGGTTCAACACTAACTACCACTACATCGTTCCTAAATTTGAAAAAGACACTCAAGTAAAATTGGCTGGTCACAAAATCTTTGATGAGTTCCAAGAAGCTAAAGAATTGGGTCTTAACACTCGTCCAGTACTTGTAGGTCCATTCACGTTCCTTCAATTGTCAGACTTTGAAGAAGGTGTGAAAGCAGAAGATTTCGTGGATAGCTTAGTAGCTGCTTACCAAGATGTTTTTGCGAAATTGGCTGAACTTGGTGCAACTCGTATCCAACTCGACGAAGCTGCTCTTGTCAAAGACTTGACAGAAGAAGAAAAAGCCCTATTCTTGAACATCTACAACAAATTGTTGGCTGATAAAAAAGGTCTTGAAGTCTTGCTTCAAACTTACTTCGGTGACGTCCGTGACGTTTATGCTGACCTTGTGAAATTGCCAGTAGATGCGATCGGTCTTGACTTCGTTGAAGGTAAGAAAACTCTTGAACTCGTTAAAGGCGGATTCCCAGCTGACAAGACTCTCTATGCAGGTATTGTCAATGGTAAGAACATCTGGCGCAACAACTACGAAAAGAGCTTGGCTATTCTTGAGGAAATCCCAGCTGAAAATATCGTTTTGACAAGCTCATGTTCACTTCTTCATGTGCCATTTACAACAGCTAACGAAGAATTTGAACCAGCTATCTTGAACCACTTTGCATTTGCAGTTGAAAAATTGGATGAGATCCGTGACTTGGATGCTATCCGCAACGGTCAAGGTGCAGAAGCTCTTGCAGCAAACAAAGAACTCTTTGCGACTGAACGTGTTGGTGAAAATGCTGAACTTCGTGCACGTATCGCTGGATTGACAGACGCAGACTACACTCGTTTGCCAGCCTTTGCAGAACGTGAAGCGATCCAAGAAGAAGCATTCAAACTTCCAGCTCTTCCAACAACAACAATCGGTTCATTCCCTCAAACTAAGGAAGTTCGTGCGAAACGTTTGGCTTACCGTAAAGGTGAATTGTCACAAGAAGAATACGATGCCTTCCTTGCTGAAACCATCGACGAATGGATCAAATGGCAAGAAGAAGTTGGATTTGACGTGCTTGTACACGGTGAATTCGAGCGTAATGACATGGTTGAGTACTTCGGTCAAAACTTGTCAGGTTACCTCTTCTCTAAGAACGGTTGGGTACAATCATACGGTATGCGTGGGGTTAAACCACCAATCATCTGGGGTGATGTAACTCGCCTCAACCCAATCACTGTGAAATGGTCTAGCTACGCACAAAGCCGTACAGACAAACCTGTTAAAGGTATGTTGACTGGACCTGTTACAATTCTTAACTGGTCATTCCCACGTGAAGACATCTCTATCAAGGATTCTACTCTCCAAATCGCTCTTGCTATCAAGGATGAAGTTCTTGACCTTGAAGCTGCAGGCGTGAAAATCATCCAAATCGACGAGGCTGCTCTTCGTGAGAAATTGCCACTCCGTCGTAGCGACTGGTATGAAGACTACCTTGACTGGGCTATTCCAGCCTTCCGTTTGGTACACTCAACAGTAGCACCAGACACACAAATCCACACTCACATGTGTTACTCAGAATTTACAGATATCATCCCAGCTATCGACAACATGGATGCGGACGTTATCTCATTTGAAGCTAGCCGTTCAAATCTTGAAATCTTGGACGAACTCAAAGATCAAAACTTCCAGACAGAAGTGGGTCCTGGAGTTTACGATATCCACTCTCCTCGTGTGCCTAACGAAGGCGAAATCGACCACACCATCGAAGCCATCCTTGCTAAAGTACCAAGCAAGAAAGTATGGATCAACCCTGACTGTGGTTTGAAAACACGTGGTATTCCAGAAACTAAAGAAAGCTTGATCCGCCTTGTAGACGCTGCGAAAGCTGCGCGTGAGAAATTGTAA
- a CDS encoding TIGR02328 family protein has protein sequence MRLWHEALISQLPRPQLLGQHRECCALRGNGWGRKHATVDYVFTHSPYRLYAYHRLIMEEMAGRGYNVSPEWLDKNYRGKTCPPYQDLAEEKLKSPIYSEHDAEYYEECLANLREKGIELE, from the coding sequence ATGAGACTTTGGCATGAGGCTTTGATTTCACAGCTTCCCCGTCCTCAACTTTTGGGACAACATCGAGAGTGCTGCGCCCTGCGTGGCAATGGCTGGGGTAGAAAGCATGCGACGGTGGACTATGTCTTTACCCACTCGCCCTATCGTCTCTATGCCTATCATCGCTTGATCATGGAGGAGATGGCTGGACGTGGCTATAATGTCAGTCCAGAATGGTTGGACAAGAACTACCGTGGCAAGACCTGCCCTCCTTATCAAGATTTAGCAGAGGAGAAGCTGAAAAGCCCAATCTATAGTGAGCATGATGCAGAATACTATGAGGAGTGTCTGGCTAATCTCCGAGAGAAAGGCATTGAGCTGGAGTAA
- a CDS encoding SIR2 family protein, whose amino-acid sequence MMVKIKGKSVEGCRECNNDNGFTLPDDVIQAAIKGDLVLFCGAGISTESKKVMPTSFYTDIKDELEYKNHIEVDDNLSFSKLMSLFCENVVNGRKELFKRINRRFQMIDNFPELYGIASEFHKEVAKIPQIGTVITTNWDTLFEDNCDMFPIIYNEDVALWDAFDKRVFKIHGSIKNIGSIIATEEDYENCYKKLSTKPIGDRLKTILSTKTVVFVGFSFGDEDLNKIIEILSDDLGQFANQFYLVTIDEKWLEKHPKNIIPIITDGTFFVESLKNELIHQGTLIDSTVYRFAEEANEILINAHVSWMDDAKFHEILQEYPELLLTVAYQDGMIHAFQRCIADEKSGRVLMPNYTHDVVHSYLYLYNKRMSENEYLRAYYDLGYSDGFSALELFTRNENEDALLLPMFYFNGEIFDDLETLLSYLNENRIPEFYHYCKEKVTPYKNGGIPHCMPWYC is encoded by the coding sequence TTTTACGTTACCTGATGATGTCATTCAGGCAGCAATTAAGGGAGATTTAGTATTATTCTGTGGTGCAGGTATAAGTACGGAGTCAAAAAAAGTTATGCCTACTTCATTTTATACGGATATAAAAGATGAGTTGGAATATAAAAATCATATTGAAGTAGATGATAATCTATCCTTTTCTAAGTTGATGAGTTTGTTTTGTGAAAATGTCGTAAATGGTAGAAAAGAACTATTTAAAAGGATAAATAGAAGATTTCAAATGATCGATAATTTTCCGGAACTATATGGTATTGCTTCAGAATTTCACAAAGAAGTTGCTAAAATTCCACAGATTGGAACTGTAATAACAACTAATTGGGATACTTTGTTTGAGGACAATTGTGATATGTTTCCAATTATTTATAATGAAGATGTTGCTTTGTGGGATGCATTTGATAAAAGGGTTTTTAAAATTCATGGTTCTATAAAAAATATAGGTTCAATTATTGCAACTGAGGAGGACTATGAAAATTGCTATAAAAAATTGTCAACAAAACCTATTGGGGATAGGTTAAAAACTATCTTATCAACAAAAACAGTAGTATTTGTAGGTTTTTCTTTCGGTGACGAAGATTTGAATAAAATTATTGAAATTCTCTCAGATGATTTGGGACAGTTTGCAAATCAATTTTATTTAGTGACAATTGATGAAAAGTGGTTGGAGAAGCACCCTAAAAATATAATCCCGATTATTACTGATGGAACGTTTTTTGTTGAGTCTTTGAAAAATGAACTTATTCATCAAGGAACTCTGATTGACAGTACGGTATATCGTTTTGCAGAAGAAGCAAATGAAATTTTAATAAATGCACACGTAAGTTGGATGGATGATGCAAAGTTTCATGAAATTTTGCAAGAGTATCCCGAACTATTATTGACAGTTGCATACCAAGATGGTATGATACATGCTTTTCAAAGATGTATAGCTGATGAAAAATCAGGAAGAGTATTAATGCCAAATTATACTCATGACGTTGTTCATAGTTATTTATATTTATATAACAAAAGAATGAGTGAAAATGAGTATTTACGAGCTTACTATGATCTGGGGTATTCTGATGGCTTTTCGGCATTGGAATTGTTCACACGTAATGAAAACGAAGATGCTTTATTACTACCTATGTTTTATTTTAATGGCGAAATTTTTGATGATTTAGAAACATTATTATCCTACTTAAATGAAAATAGAATCCCAGAATTTTACCATTATTGTAAAGAGAAAGTTACTCCCTATAAGAATGGGGGAATCCCTCATTGTATGCCATGGTATTGTTAA
- a CDS encoding YbgA family protein: MEQTNQKSQCQQLWARNKYLVLSHSSNIYNEIRQYLKNEEVEVSHVQELIDRACQIPEHRGQVCNAFQHIWGYFKKKATDAERKDYMLLLDRYRFGQASKEDLIAKTRDLLDRYPNTYLQHSTLLKGDTHETLA; encoded by the coding sequence ATGGAACAAACTAACCAAAAATCCCAATGCCAACAACTCTGGGCTAGAAATAAATATCTCGTTTTGAGCCATTCGAGCAATATTTACAATGAGATTCGCCAATATCTCAAGAATGAAGAAGTGGAGGTGAGTCATGTTCAAGAACTGATCGACCGTGCTTGTCAAATCCCAGAACACAGGGGTCAAGTTTGCAATGCTTTTCAGCATATTTGGGGCTATTTCAAAAAGAAAGCGACAGATGCTGAACGCAAGGACTACATGCTCTTGCTGGATCGCTACCGCTTTGGTCAGGCTTCTAAGGAAGACTTAATCGCTAAGACTCGAGACTTGCTTGATCGCTATCCAAATACCTACTTGCAACATTCGACTTTACTGAAAGGAGACACCCATGAGACTTTGGCATGA
- the pnp gene encoding polyribonucleotide nucleotidyltransferase, with protein sequence MTKHVFQTTFAGRELIVETGQVAKQANGSVVVRYGESTVLTAAVMSKKMATGDFFPLQVNYEEKMYAAGKFPGGFMKREGRPSTDATLTARLIDRPIRPMFAEGFRNEVQVINTVLSYDENASAPMAAMFGSSLALSISDIPFDGPIAGVQVGYVDGQIIINPSQEQAEQSLLELTVAGTKHAINMVESGAKELSEEIMLEALLKGHEAVKELIAFQEEIVAAVGKEKAEVELLHVDADLQAEIIAAYNSDLQKAVQVEEKLAREAATQAVKDQVTAVYQEKYADHEECDRIMRDVAEILEQMEHAEVRRLITEDKVRPDGRKVDEIRPLDAVVDFLPRVHGSGLFTRGQTQALSVLTLAPMGETQIIDGLDPEYKKRFMHHYNFPQYSVGETGRYGAPGRREIGHGALGERALAQVLPSLEEFPYAIRLVAEVLESNGSSSQASICAGTLALMAGGVPIKAPVAGIAMGLISDGNNYTVLTDIQGLEDHFGDMDFKVAGTRDGITALQMDIKIQGITAEILTEALAQAKKARFEILDVIEATIPEVRPELAPTAPKIDTIKIDVDKIKIVIGKGGETIDKIIAETGVKIDIDEEGNVSIYSSDQDAINRAKEIIAGLVREAKVDEVYHAKVVRIEKFGAFVNLFDKTDALVHISEMAWTRTNNVEDLVAIGDEVDVKVIKIDEKGRVDASMKALLPRPPKPERDEKGEKSERPHRPRHHKDHKPKKEFTHKPKDSE encoded by the coding sequence ATGACAAAACATGTGTTTCAAACGACTTTTGCGGGTCGTGAGTTGATCGTAGAGACTGGTCAGGTTGCTAAGCAAGCAAATGGCTCTGTTGTGGTGCGTTACGGTGAGTCAACTGTCTTGACGGCTGCTGTTATGTCTAAGAAGATGGCAACTGGGGATTTCTTCCCACTTCAAGTCAACTACGAAGAAAAAATGTATGCAGCTGGGAAGTTTCCTGGTGGCTTTATGAAACGTGAAGGACGTCCTTCAACAGACGCGACTTTGACAGCGCGTTTGATCGACCGTCCAATCCGTCCAATGTTTGCGGAAGGTTTCCGTAATGAAGTGCAAGTCATCAATACTGTCCTTTCTTACGATGAAAATGCATCTGCACCAATGGCGGCTATGTTTGGTTCATCTTTAGCGCTTTCTATCTCAGATATTCCATTTGACGGACCAATCGCTGGGGTACAAGTGGGCTATGTAGATGGCCAAATCATCATCAACCCAAGTCAAGAACAAGCAGAGCAATCTCTTCTTGAATTGACAGTAGCTGGTACCAAACACGCTATTAATATGGTTGAGTCTGGTGCCAAAGAATTGTCAGAAGAAATCATGTTGGAAGCCCTTCTTAAAGGACATGAAGCCGTTAAAGAATTGATTGCCTTCCAAGAAGAAATCGTTGCTGCAGTTGGTAAGGAAAAAGCAGAAGTAGAATTGCTTCATGTAGATGCTGATTTGCAAGCTGAAATTATCGCAGCCTACAACAGCGACCTCCAAAAAGCTGTCCAAGTAGAAGAAAAATTGGCTCGTGAAGCTGCTACTCAAGCAGTCAAAGACCAAGTCACTGCTGTTTACCAAGAAAAATATGCGGACCATGAAGAATGTGACCGTATCATGCGTGATGTGGCTGAAATCTTGGAACAAATGGAACATGCTGAAGTGCGCCGTTTGATCACAGAAGACAAGGTTCGTCCTGATGGTCGTAAGGTCGATGAAATCCGTCCTTTGGATGCGGTTGTTGACTTCCTTCCTCGTGTGCACGGTTCCGGTCTCTTCACTCGTGGACAAACTCAAGCCCTTTCAGTCTTGACTTTGGCTCCGATGGGAGAAACTCAAATCATCGATGGTTTGGATCCAGAGTACAAGAAACGCTTTATGCACCACTATAACTTCCCACAATACTCTGTAGGGGAAACAGGTCGTTACGGTGCGCCAGGTCGTCGTGAAATCGGTCACGGTGCTCTCGGTGAGCGTGCTCTTGCTCAAGTCTTGCCAAGCTTGGAAGAATTCCCATACGCTATCCGTCTGGTAGCAGAAGTCTTGGAATCAAATGGTTCTTCTTCTCAAGCCTCTATCTGTGCGGGAACTCTTGCCCTTATGGCTGGTGGTGTGCCAATCAAGGCGCCAGTAGCAGGGATTGCCATGGGGCTCATCTCAGATGGAAATAACTACACAGTCTTAACCGATATCCAAGGTTTGGAAGATCACTTTGGAGATATGGACTTTAAGGTTGCAGGTACTCGTGACGGGATTACAGCCCTTCAAATGGATATCAAAATCCAAGGGATTACTGCAGAAATCTTGACAGAAGCCCTTGCTCAAGCTAAGAAAGCCCGTTTTGAAATCCTTGATGTGATTGAAGCAACCATTCCAGAAGTTCGTCCAGAATTGGCGCCAACTGCTCCAAAAATTGATACCATCAAGATTGATGTGGACAAGATTAAGATTGTCATCGGTAAAGGTGGAGAAACGATTGACAAGATTATCGCTGAAACAGGCGTTAAGATTGATATCGACGAAGAAGGTAATGTTTCTATCTACTCTAGCGACCAAGATGCCATTAACCGTGCCAAAGAAATCATTGCTGGCTTGGTTCGTGAAGCTAAAGTCGATGAAGTATACCATGCTAAGGTTGTTCGTATCGAGAAATTTGGTGCCTTTGTTAACCTCTTTGACAAGACAGACGCCCTCGTTCACATTTCGGAAATGGCTTGGACGCGTACCAATAATGTCGAAGACTTGGTGGCTATTGGAGACGAAGTCGATGTCAAAGTTATCAAGATTGATGAAAAAGGACGTGTTGATGCTTCTATGAAGGCTCTTCTTCCTCGTCCACCAAAACCAGAGCGTGATGAAAAAGGTGAAAAGTCTGAACGTCCTCACCGTCCACGTCATCACAAGGACCACAAACCGAAGAAAGAATTTACACATAAACCAAAAGATTCAGAATAA
- the metF gene encoding methylenetetrahydrofolate reductase [NAD(P)H], whose protein sequence is MSRQTPSLSFEVFPPNPEVGNDKIIAALKDMQGLAPHFISVTASNNKFNIKETTVRLADYIQNDLEIPTIAHLPAIYLTKDKVAETIADLDKVGVQKILALRGDIIPGVEPQKDFRYATDLIEFITEQAPHFDIVGACYPEGHPDSPNQISDIQNLKKKVDAGCSSLVTQLFFDNERFYDFQDKCTLAGIDVPIHAGIMPILNRNQALRLLKTCENIHLPRKFKAILDKYENDPESLRAAGLAYAVDQIVDLVTQDVAGVHLYTMNNADTAQYIHQATHALFNHQP, encoded by the coding sequence ATGTCACGTCAAACACCGTCCCTCTCATTTGAAGTTTTCCCTCCAAACCCAGAAGTAGGCAATGACAAAATTATTGCAGCCCTGAAAGACATGCAGGGCTTGGCACCACACTTCATCAGTGTGACTGCTAGTAATAATAAATTTAATATCAAAGAGACGACGGTTCGTTTGGCAGACTATATCCAAAATGATTTGGAGATCCCAACCATTGCTCACTTGCCAGCTATCTATTTGACTAAGGATAAGGTGGCTGAGACCATTGCGGATTTGGATAAAGTTGGTGTTCAGAAAATCTTGGCTCTTCGTGGGGATATCATTCCAGGTGTTGAGCCACAGAAGGATTTCCGTTACGCGACTGACTTGATTGAGTTTATCACTGAACAGGCACCGCATTTTGATATTGTTGGAGCTTGTTACCCAGAAGGGCACCCGGATTCGCCAAACCAAATCTCAGATATCCAAAATCTCAAGAAAAAAGTGGATGCAGGCTGTTCAAGTCTTGTTACTCAGCTATTCTTTGACAATGAGCGTTTCTACGATTTCCAAGACAAGTGTACCTTGGCAGGGATTGATGTTCCTATTCATGCAGGTATCATGCCAATCCTCAATCGTAACCAAGCTCTTCGTCTCTTGAAGACTTGTGAGAATATCCATCTCCCACGTAAGTTTAAAGCCATCTTAGACAAGTATGAGAATGACCCTGAGTCACTCAGAGCAGCAGGACTTGCCTATGCAGTAGACCAAATCGTGGACTTGGTAACGCAAGATGTAGCAGGCGTGCATCTCTACACCATGAACAACGCAGACACTGCTCAATATATTCACCAAGCAACCCATGCCTTGTTCAATCACCAACCTTAA